The region TTCAGATTCTGGGCAGGAAAAAATACTGATAACACAGATAAATTTATTGAACATAAAGTCGTTATTCCTGAAAAATAATATAATATTTTCCGAGCTCAAAAACTTTGTACTCCGTTTAATCTGTGCAGATTAAGCGGAGTAGTTATTTATACTAGTCAATATCCTCAAGTGTATACATATGGCATAGCAAACTTCAGCTATTGCCACTTGTTTCTTTCTGCAGGTTTCGTGATATTTGCAATACTGGTAATACAATCCCTGATCTCATGGCAAAAATTTTACTTATAGAAGATGACGACAGACTTTCCAGACTAATTTCAAAAGGCTTACAGGAGGCCGACTTTGAAGTCAGTTCGGCATACGATGGTATGACAGGGATGAAACTGGCTACACAAAAAGATTTTGATCTGGTGGTTACCGATATCGTTTTGCCAAAAAAAGACGGTTTGGATTTCTGTAAAGAAATAAAAACATTAAAACCTAATCTGCCTGTAGTAATGCTTACTGCACTGGGAACTACGGATGATAAACTGGAAGGTTTTGACGCCGGAGCCGATGATTACCTTACTAAGCCCTTCGAAATGCGTGAACTTGTAGCCCGAATAAAAGTACTACTAAAACGCTTTTCACAACAGCAGCAGCAAAAAGTATTTATATTGAGGTATGAGGGTATTGAAATGAATCTGGAACAGAAAATTGTAAGCAGGGATAAAATTCCGGTTAAACTAACTCCCAAAGAATTTAATCTCCTGAAATTTATGTTAGAAAATCCTGAAAAAGTTCTTTCCAGGTCCGAAATTGCTGAAAAAGTATGGGAAACTCATTTTGATACCGGAACCAA is a window of Elizabethkingia anophelis R26 DNA encoding:
- a CDS encoding response regulator transcription factor, whose protein sequence is MAKILLIEDDDRLSRLISKGLQEADFEVSSAYDGMTGMKLATQKDFDLVVTDIVLPKKDGLDFCKEIKTLKPNLPVVMLTALGTTDDKLEGFDAGADDYLTKPFEMRELVARIKVLLKRFSQQQQQKVFILRYEGIEMNLEQKIVSRDKIPVKLTPKEFNLLKFMLENPEKVLSRSEIAEKVWETHFDTGTNFIDVYINYLRKKIDKDFAEKLIHTKAGMGFIMKKDYESDIS